In a single window of the Candidatus Methylomirabilis sp. genome:
- a CDS encoding M67 family metallopeptidase, with translation MQGERFMLRLTKGIVEEMARHASESFPEECCGVILTGDAGDILRRCSNIQNRLHAEDPATHPRDARTAYYIDPVQVQQILNEADRRGWGIKALYHSHPDHEAYFSAEDRGKALAPWGEPLFGEAAYVVVSVFDRQVRRMKAFAWDPAARDFVEVPIEAA, from the coding sequence ATGCAGGGGGAGCGCTTCATGCTCCGGCTCACGAAGGGGATCGTGGAGGAGATGGCCCGGCACGCCTCGGAGAGCTTCCCGGAGGAGTGCTGCGGGGTCATCCTGACCGGTGACGCGGGGGACATCCTCCGGCGCTGCAGCAACATCCAGAACCGGCTGCACGCCGAGGACCCGGCCACGCACCCCCGGGACGCGCGGACCGCCTACTACATCGACCCGGTCCAGGTCCAGCAGATCCTGAACGAGGCCGACCGGCGGGGGTGGGGCATCAAGGCGCTGTACCACTCCCACCCGGATCACGAGGCCTACTTCTCCGCGGAGGACCGGGGCAAGGCGCTCGCCCCCTGGGGCGAGCCCCTCTTCGGTGAGGCCGCCTACGTGGTGGTCTCCGTGTTCGACCGCCAGGTCCGCCGGATGAAGGCCTTCGCCTGGGACCCCGCGGCCAGGGATTTCGTCGAGGTCCCGATCGAGGCCGCCTGA
- a CDS encoding thiamine pyrophosphate-binding protein, which translates to MKPVMPLGDFLVAYLKRVGVERLFGIPGDLVLNLFLRLGKPRGLPIVTLSHEPGVGFAADGYARSTRRLGVLCVTYGAGGHNMVNPIAGAFSEKVPLLVLSGGPGEEDRKLGALIHHQAKEIESQFRIYQELTCAAAVLDDPRTAAEEVDRVVRAIHHHYRPGYLEIHRDAVERPIPVPAYLRRWDGTFPARRADRKRVAEAVRETAAWLNRAKRPVVIAGVEVQRFGVRKEVVTLVERLGVPCMTTVLAKGVFPMDHPQHMGIHMGPLSHPAIRRRVAQADLVLHLGAFLTDVDLASQPLTVARHRSIWAMDDRVEISFHGYPDVPLADFVRGLLKTPLRVHRERLTYHDNLPPPRKGGDRITMAEVLQEVNRFLRGRREYLVTADSGDAIFAGLEVRMSGMATYLAQGYYASMGFAVPGALGAQMGTGLRPLILCGDGAFQMTGYEIAHAPRYGLTPVVVLLNNGGWGIFQPLATRPDLLALPSWRYAALARLWGGAGYEAGTAMALREALQAADRERRFVIIEVPIAPGDLSPLARRYFTARRGPRRPR; encoded by the coding sequence GTGAAGCCCGTCATGCCCCTGGGGGACTTCCTGGTCGCCTACCTGAAGCGGGTCGGGGTGGAGCGTCTCTTCGGCATCCCGGGGGACCTGGTCCTGAACCTCTTCCTGCGCCTCGGGAAGCCCCGTGGCCTCCCGATCGTCACCCTCTCCCACGAGCCCGGCGTCGGATTCGCCGCGGACGGGTACGCCCGGAGCACCCGGCGCCTCGGCGTCCTGTGCGTCACCTATGGGGCCGGCGGCCACAACATGGTGAACCCCATTGCCGGCGCCTTCTCCGAGAAGGTCCCCCTCCTGGTGCTGAGCGGTGGCCCCGGTGAGGAGGACCGGAAGCTCGGGGCCCTGATCCATCACCAGGCCAAGGAGATCGAGTCGCAGTTCCGGATCTACCAGGAGCTGACCTGCGCCGCCGCCGTCCTCGATGATCCCCGGACGGCTGCCGAGGAGGTGGACCGCGTCGTCCGGGCCATCCACCACCACTACCGGCCGGGGTACCTGGAGATCCACCGGGATGCGGTGGAGCGACCGATCCCGGTCCCGGCGTACTTGCGGCGCTGGGACGGGACCTTCCCCGCGCGGCGGGCCGATCGGAAACGGGTGGCCGAGGCGGTCCGGGAGACGGCCGCCTGGCTGAATCGGGCAAAGCGGCCGGTCGTTATCGCGGGCGTGGAGGTCCAGCGGTTCGGCGTCCGGAAAGAGGTAGTCACCCTTGTGGAGCGCCTGGGAGTCCCCTGCATGACCACCGTCCTGGCCAAGGGGGTCTTCCCCATGGACCACCCGCAGCACATGGGGATCCACATGGGACCCCTGAGCCACCCGGCCATCCGGCGGCGGGTGGCGCAGGCGGACCTCGTCCTGCACCTGGGGGCGTTCCTCACCGACGTGGACCTGGCGAGCCAGCCCCTGACGGTCGCCCGGCACCGCTCCATCTGGGCCATGGATGACCGGGTCGAGATTTCCTTCCACGGCTACCCGGACGTCCCCCTCGCCGATTTCGTGCGCGGCCTCCTGAAGACCCCCCTGCGGGTGCACCGGGAGCGCCTCACCTACCACGACAACCTCCCCCCGCCCCGAAAAGGCGGCGACAGGATCACGATGGCAGAGGTCCTCCAGGAGGTGAACCGCTTCCTCCGGGGACGGCGGGAGTACCTGGTGACAGCCGACTCCGGGGACGCCATCTTCGCCGGGCTGGAGGTGCGGATGAGCGGCATGGCGACGTACCTGGCCCAGGGGTACTACGCCTCCATGGGGTTCGCGGTCCCCGGGGCTCTCGGAGCGCAGATGGGGACGGGTCTCCGCCCCCTCATCCTGTGCGGGGACGGCGCGTTCCAGATGACCGGCTACGAGATCGCCCATGCGCCCCGCTACGGGCTGACCCCGGTCGTGGTCCTCCTGAACAACGGCGGGTGGGGGATCTTCCAACCCCTCGCTACCCGGCCGGACCTCCTCGCGCTCCCCTCCTGGCGATACGCCGCTCTGGCGCGCCTGTGGGGGGGCGCCGGCTACGAGGCCGGGACGGCCATGGCGCTGCGGGAGGCGCTGCAGGCCGCCGACCGGGAGCGGCGCTTCGTCATCATCGAGGTCCCCATCGCCCCCGGGGACCTCTCTCCCCTGGCCCGCCGCTACTTCACCGCACGCCGCGGTCCTCGGCGACCCCGGTGA
- a CDS encoding AMP-binding protein, which translates to MTTVGGAETIPGRAAAAAAAFGDALAMQAKGEAGYVRLTYRELAARASAAARGLVALGLKPGDRAVLLSENRPEWGVAYLAITGAGGTAVPLDPHLSDAEIANCVRHAGAELVVVSGHFRERLAALAGQGLAASILDLDGGPGALSFDTLAEQGTGALLPEVLADTPASILYTSGTTGTPKGVVLTHRNFLANAESVLGSIPPRRDDVFLALLPLHHAFPFMANFLVPLLSGACTVFLQSLKAPDLLACMQETGVTILVGVPQLYAMLHRGLWEQIGRRPALARGAFRLLLAASDRLLPLTGERVGRLLFRQVHRRFGGRLRIMASGGAKLDPAVAADFRRLGFQVLEGYGLTETAPVVSFNPPERPVLESIGRPVSGVEVRIGEPDADGVGEILVRGPNVMRGYYRNPEATAEVLRDGWLHTGDLGYLDARNYLYITGRAKEVIVLPSGKNIYPEEVEAHYHQSPYIKEICVVGVEAGGEAGVATESLRALVLPDFDYLKAQRLSGAREAIRWDMENYSRRLPAYKRVTGFSLVKEPFPRTRLGKIQRHRVQELYRDLLAAPPSPAEPAEGAGDPLLERPGADRILQLLTERAKGRPVRLDDNLELDLGIDSLGRVELVVALEEMFGIELPDEAGSEVFTVRELLSRVLEVAAGGKVPAAARRSPWEAILNTPPDAAAQARLAAGTSGQAGVVSWFIQHIGWLLFTLFCRLRVLGRERVPVAGPFILASNHASYIDGFVIAAAVPYRFLTRLYYVGFQTFFQHPVLDWFARNVRVIAIDMDAYLARALQMAAHVLREGKVLCVFPEGSRSIDGTVKPFKKGTGILALGLKVPLVPVYLQGTFDVWPRGERWPRPGTVRVTFGEPASVDDLLRDPAAVGADEPERLMAALRARVAALAGPVAAGEGLP; encoded by the coding sequence ATGACCACCGTGGGCGGAGCCGAGACCATCCCGGGCCGCGCCGCCGCGGCCGCAGCCGCCTTCGGCGATGCCCTCGCCATGCAGGCGAAGGGGGAGGCGGGGTACGTCCGGCTGACCTACCGGGAGCTCGCAGCGCGGGCGTCCGCGGCGGCCCGCGGTCTGGTCGCCCTGGGCCTCAAGCCCGGAGACCGGGCGGTCCTCCTCTCCGAGAACCGGCCCGAATGGGGAGTGGCCTACCTGGCCATCACCGGCGCCGGCGGGACCGCCGTTCCTCTGGATCCCCACCTCAGCGACGCCGAAATCGCGAACTGCGTCCGCCACGCCGGCGCGGAACTGGTCGTCGTCTCCGGACACTTCCGGGAGCGACTGGCAGCGTTGGCCGGCCAGGGACTTGCGGCGAGCATTCTCGACCTGGACGGCGGTCCGGGGGCCCTCTCCTTCGACACCCTGGCGGAGCAGGGGACCGGGGCGCTCCTGCCAGAGGTCCTCGCTGACACCCCCGCCTCGATCCTCTATACCTCCGGCACTACCGGGACCCCGAAGGGGGTCGTCCTCACCCATAGGAACTTCCTCGCGAACGCCGAAAGCGTCCTGGGCTCCATCCCCCCCCGCCGCGACGATGTCTTCCTCGCCCTCCTCCCCCTGCACCACGCCTTCCCCTTCATGGCCAACTTTCTCGTCCCTCTCCTCTCGGGGGCCTGCACGGTCTTCCTGCAGAGCCTCAAGGCGCCGGACCTGCTGGCCTGCATGCAGGAGACGGGCGTGACGATCCTGGTAGGGGTTCCGCAACTGTACGCCATGCTGCACCGGGGCCTCTGGGAGCAGATCGGGCGCCGGCCGGCGCTCGCCCGCGGGGCCTTCCGCCTGCTGCTGGCCGCGAGCGACCGCCTCCTGCCGCTCACGGGGGAGCGGGTCGGGCGACTCCTATTCCGGCAGGTCCACCGGCGCTTCGGCGGGCGGCTCCGCATCATGGCGAGCGGCGGGGCCAAGCTGGACCCGGCGGTGGCGGCAGACTTCAGGCGCCTCGGCTTCCAGGTCCTGGAGGGCTACGGGCTCACCGAGACCGCCCCCGTCGTCTCCTTCAACCCGCCGGAGCGCCCCGTGCTGGAGTCCATCGGGCGCCCGGTGTCTGGCGTGGAGGTCCGCATCGGGGAGCCGGATGCCGACGGGGTGGGCGAGATTCTGGTCCGGGGGCCCAACGTGATGCGCGGCTATTACCGGAACCCGGAGGCGACGGCGGAGGTCCTCCGGGATGGGTGGCTGCACACCGGGGACCTGGGCTACCTGGATGCCCGGAACTATCTCTACATCACCGGGCGAGCCAAGGAGGTCATCGTCCTCCCCTCCGGGAAGAACATCTACCCGGAAGAAGTCGAGGCCCACTACCACCAGTCCCCCTACATCAAGGAGATCTGCGTGGTCGGGGTGGAGGCCGGCGGCGAGGCCGGCGTGGCCACCGAGAGCCTGCGGGCGCTCGTCCTCCCGGACTTCGACTACCTGAAGGCCCAGCGGCTCTCCGGCGCCCGGGAGGCGATCCGGTGGGACATGGAGAACTACTCCCGCCGGCTCCCAGCCTACAAGCGCGTCACGGGATTCAGCCTGGTCAAGGAGCCCTTCCCCCGGACGCGACTCGGGAAGATCCAGCGGCACCGGGTCCAGGAGCTGTACCGGGACCTCCTGGCGGCGCCCCCAAGCCCCGCCGAGCCTGCCGAGGGGGCCGGCGACCCCCTCCTCGAGCGGCCCGGGGCCGACCGGATCCTGCAGCTCCTGACCGAACGGGCCAAGGGACGCCCGGTGCGCCTGGACGACAACCTGGAGCTGGACCTGGGGATCGACTCCCTCGGCCGAGTGGAGCTGGTCGTCGCCCTCGAGGAGATGTTCGGGATCGAGCTGCCCGACGAGGCCGGCTCGGAAGTCTTCACCGTCCGGGAGCTGCTCAGCCGGGTCCTCGAGGTGGCAGCCGGAGGCAAGGTACCCGCCGCGGCCCGGCGGAGCCCCTGGGAGGCGATCCTGAACACTCCCCCCGACGCGGCGGCGCAGGCGCGCCTCGCGGCCGGCACCTCCGGCCAGGCCGGCGTCGTCTCCTGGTTCATCCAGCACATCGGCTGGCTCCTCTTCACCCTGTTCTGCCGCCTGCGGGTCCTCGGGCGGGAGCGGGTGCCGGTGGCGGGACCTTTCATCCTGGCCTCGAACCACGCCTCCTACATCGACGGCTTCGTCATCGCGGCGGCCGTCCCCTACCGTTTTCTCACCCGGCTCTACTACGTCGGGTTCCAGACCTTCTTCCAGCACCCGGTCCTGGACTGGTTCGCCCGCAACGTCCGCGTCATCGCCATTGACATGGACGCCTACCTCGCCCGGGCACTGCAGATGGCCGCACACGTGCTCCGGGAGGGGAAGGTGCTCTGCGTCTTCCCCGAGGGGTCCCGCTCCATCGACGGGACGGTGAAGCCCTTCAAGAAGGGGACCGGGATCCTGGCCCTGGGGCTAAAGGTCCCGCTGGTCCCGGTGTACCTCCAGGGGACCTTCGATGTCTGGCCGCGCGGCGAGCGCTGGCCCCGGCCAGGCACGGTCCGCGTGACCTTCGGCGAGCCGGCCAGCGTGGACGACCTCCTGCGGGATCCCGCCGCCGTCGGGGCCGACGAGCCGGAGCGCCTCATGGCCGCCCTTCGGGCCCGGGTGGCGGCCCTGGCCGGTCCGGTTGCCGCGGGCGAGGGCCTCCCCTAG
- a CDS encoding alpha/beta fold hydrolase, with protein MRETETLRLRGASGALAAVLHFPARPPAPLVIACHGLLSSKDSPKYLELADALAGAGFTCARFDFSGCGESEGALSETTVARRVADLHSVAEALSVHRSVAGGLGLVGSSLGGFVALCHAKHDPRVRAVVAWATPAHLKDLGGEGELLLRYGLGRPLLEELHRAGGLEAPDGVPRCLILHGTADALVPEAHAHALYARAAEPKSLEILPGADHVFSDPAARAVALSRTVAWFTRFLLDGAG; from the coding sequence GTGAGGGAGACCGAGACCCTCCGCCTGCGCGGCGCATCCGGGGCCCTAGCGGCCGTGCTGCACTTCCCCGCCCGGCCCCCCGCCCCGCTGGTGATCGCCTGCCACGGCCTCCTGAGCAGCAAGGACAGCCCGAAGTACCTCGAGCTGGCGGACGCCCTGGCGGGGGCCGGGTTCACCTGCGCCCGGTTCGACTTTTCGGGATGCGGGGAGAGCGAGGGGGCGCTCTCGGAGACAACCGTCGCCCGCCGGGTAGCGGACCTCCACAGCGTCGCGGAGGCGCTCTCTGTCCACCGGTCCGTGGCGGGGGGCCTGGGCCTCGTGGGGAGCAGCCTGGGCGGCTTCGTCGCCCTGTGCCACGCGAAGCACGACCCCCGGGTGCGCGCGGTGGTCGCCTGGGCCACGCCTGCCCACCTGAAGGACCTCGGGGGGGAAGGGGAGCTCTTGCTCCGGTACGGCCTCGGCCGTCCCCTGCTCGAGGAGCTGCATCGCGCGGGGGGCCTCGAGGCGCCGGATGGCGTCCCCCGCTGTCTCATCTTGCATGGCACGGCCGATGCGCTCGTGCCGGAGGCGCATGCCCACGCGCTCTACGCGCGTGCGGCCGAGCCGAAGAGCCTGGAGATCCTGCCGGGGGCCGACCATGTTTTCAGCGACCCGGCGGCGCGGGCGGTGGCACTCTCCCGCACCGTGGCCTGGTTCACCCGGTTCCTCCTCGATGGGGCAGGCTGA
- a CDS encoding PA2779 family protein, translating into MRRCHRGIIRGLPAKALACYLVAATTLLGVLPRGAAAALVPTTLAAVEQATGRAEDLARLQSLLERKVVQQRLGDLGFSAEEIRARLEALDDARLHELAQRMDGLVPAGDGVGVVVALAVIVLVVVLILYLMDKKIIITGGGQPAKR; encoded by the coding sequence ATGCGCAGATGCCATCGGGGAATCATCCGTGGTCTGCCCGCGAAGGCGCTGGCCTGCTACCTGGTCGCCGCGACCACCCTGCTCGGGGTCCTGCCCCGGGGGGCCGCGGCCGCCCTGGTCCCCACCACGCTGGCCGCCGTCGAGCAGGCCACGGGGCGGGCGGAGGACCTGGCGCGCCTCCAGAGCCTGCTGGAGCGGAAGGTCGTCCAACAGCGCCTGGGCGACCTCGGCTTCTCCGCCGAGGAGATCCGGGCCCGGCTGGAGGCCCTCGATGACGCGCGCCTGCACGAGCTCGCCCAGCGGATGGACGGGCTGGTGCCGGCGGGGGATGGCGTGGGGGTCGTGGTCGCCCTGGCCGTCATCGTCCTCGTGGTCGTGCTGATCCTCTACCTCATGGACAAGAAGATCATCATTACGGGCGGCGGCCAGCCTGCGAAGCGCTGA
- a CDS encoding HEAT repeat domain-containing protein, with amino-acid sequence MGDARLASLVRALRTGGPTARRRALAALARRSERAVAPEVALLLRDPLPALRAEAARALSRLATQAEIPFLLEALDDPEADVRYWAAVALGNLASPSAVLALIRLARREPVAEVRDAAREAIPKTAW; translated from the coding sequence ATGGGGGACGCGCGCCTGGCCTCCCTGGTCCGAGCACTGCGCACGGGTGGGCCGACGGCCCGGCGACGGGCGCTCGCGGCGCTCGCCCGCCGCAGCGAGCGGGCTGTCGCCCCGGAGGTGGCCCTCCTCCTGCGCGACCCGCTGCCGGCGCTCCGGGCCGAAGCGGCGCGGGCACTCTCCCGCCTTGCGACGCAGGCTGAGATCCCGTTCCTTCTCGAGGCGCTCGACGATCCCGAGGCCGACGTCCGCTACTGGGCGGCCGTGGCGCTCGGGAACCTGGCCAGCCCCTCGGCCGTGCTGGCCCTCATTCGCCTGGCGCGCCGCGAGCCGGTCGCCGAGGTGCGGGACGCGGCGCGGGAGGCCATCCCCAAGACGGCCTGGTAG
- a CDS encoding DnaJ domain-containing protein — protein sequence MRHRPLKDYYQILGVPPAASDEEVKRAYRRLALRYHPDRNPGDRTAEERFKEISEAYAVLTDPPKRRAYEGARASGPQARGRPDFGYSQEEILRDLFSGLRTNPFFADLMAEFLRAGVRGDERFFTRTFFGGRGVVFGGVFVAGPWGWRRATIGPGRRPEVREGQRDPAAVQGGSLLRALGKMLLGTLRGLFGRPALPGGTDGDLTRDLSLTAAEAGAGGVKRVSLSRGGELEEVLVTIPPGVRTGTRLRLRGKGRPGPDGRLGDLYLRVTVGNQ from the coding sequence ATGCGACATCGGCCCCTGAAGGACTACTACCAGATCCTGGGCGTCCCCCCTGCCGCCTCCGACGAGGAGGTCAAGCGGGCCTATCGGCGACTCGCCCTCAGGTACCACCCGGACCGCAACCCCGGGGACCGGACGGCCGAGGAGCGCTTCAAGGAGATCAGCGAGGCCTACGCGGTCCTGACGGATCCGCCGAAGCGCCGCGCGTACGAAGGGGCGCGGGCGTCCGGTCCCCAGGCGCGGGGCCGGCCCGACTTCGGGTACAGCCAGGAGGAGATCCTCCGGGACCTCTTCAGCGGCCTCAGGACGAACCCCTTCTTCGCCGACCTGATGGCGGAGTTTCTGCGGGCGGGGGTCCGCGGGGACGAGCGGTTCTTCACCCGGACCTTCTTCGGTGGCCGAGGCGTCGTCTTCGGTGGCGTCTTCGTGGCCGGGCCGTGGGGGTGGCGCCGTGCCACCATCGGGCCAGGCCGCCGGCCCGAAGTCCGAGAAGGGCAGCGGGACCCGGCGGCGGTCCAGGGAGGGAGTCTTCTCCGCGCTCTGGGCAAGATGCTCCTGGGGACCCTTCGGGGCCTCTTCGGGCGGCCGGCCCTTCCCGGGGGCACGGACGGCGATCTGACCCGGGACCTTTCGCTCACGGCCGCCGAGGCGGGGGCGGGCGGCGTGAAGCGGGTCTCCCTCTCCCGGGGAGGGGAGCTGGAGGAGGTCCTCGTCACGATCCCGCCAGGCGTCCGCACGGGGACGCGCCTCCGGCTCAGGGGGAAGGGACGGCCGGGACCCGACGGACGGCTAGGCGACCTCTACCTCCGGGTGACCGTCGGGAACCAGTAG